Within Piliocolobus tephrosceles isolate RC106 chromosome 7, ASM277652v3, whole genome shotgun sequence, the genomic segment AAAACTACTGAATTAGAGCACACCCTTAGTCATACGCGTCTCAACAACCAGATGAATTAAGACAACATATGGATACACTTAAGGGAAAATACCTTTTAGCTCAGTGAGTAATTCTCTCCaggtgtctgtctgtctatctatctatctatctatctatctatctatctatctatccctCCATCGATCTATGAGGTATTGAGCAACATAGGAAAGATATTTCTTACATAGTCCTGAAATGAGGAAATTAGTTTAGATAAAATCTAAAGGATTGATAGGCTTTCTATGAAAGGAGATGAAGATATGAACATGCACCATTTGATAGGGATGATGTACACACAGATGGGAAGATGGAGGGACAGATACTTCCTTTGAAACTGTTTCTTAGTGGTGGCATTGTTGGTGTTTGGTGAAAGACAATTCCTTAGGTGAAAAATGTAGCAGTGCTGTGCTATTTGCTAACTACCAAAGACACCTTccctaggcatggtggcaagaaCAAATGGTCCCACACATTTCAAAATGTACTGCTCTAGGGGAGGACAATCCCTTTAAAGGATTTTAGAAGATGGCCTGTTTCCTCCAAGGTGTATATAATCTACAATCTTGGCTCCCTTCCCATAAAAAGGCACTATTTCTGTCTACGTGTCTGATCCTTTCATATAAACAATGTTTGCTTTCCTCTCCCAAAATCATTCTTCTGGGGgtttattgttttatgtatattttcaataGTGAATTAATGATGTTCTTAAATCTCTTTCTGTGCAGGAAAGACTGGCGTTATTCCAGGACAAAAACAGTGTATTGCTTTGAAAGGGGTGTGCAGAGACAAAGGCTGCAGTACACTAGATGATACCATTGGAACatgtaatgaagaaaaaaaatgttgtagaAGGTGGTGGATACTTGAGCCCTATCCAACTCCAGTTCCCAAAGGAAAATCTCCTTAAGTGGGAGCAAACGTTAAGCCCTTTGAACTCCAGAATGGATAATTTTGCAGACTTCTGTTTAACCCAATTTCTTATTCTTCCTTGACTGGAAATAAATGTTGTCCTAATCGCACGTGTACTGACTGCCTTCTGGAGCATTTCTTCTTGAGACACATGCAAGCCTCTTAAGAACGATGAGAATAAACTAAATAACAGAAGAATCTCATACCCTACaggtatttataaaaaatatgtttctaagaaaaataaagataaaaatgttaaatatgtaaaacaattaaGATTATGAAGTAGCAGTAGGCAGTGTTTGATTATTTGAAGTGCAATGTCAACCTTCTTCCTCATCAAGTTCTGAACAAATATCAATTTCATTACTAACAGACACCTACTTAGATAATATGGGTTAAAGCGTGATAATCATGTGACCTTGCTAACGTTGCACCTGAGAATTAGGTACATGACCATTCCAGTCATTCCAGCACTTGAAGCAGGTCTCGCCTCTACTGCCCCCTGCCCCTAGATAAGTAGAAAAGAAGACCTGCTTTCTACAAGTAGGCTCACTGGGAGGAGCTGTAGAGCTGAAGAGTTGCTAACTCAGCATGCCGGGTTAGTTCTTTCCAAACTCTCCATCAGATAACTCCATTTTCTGGGACCAAGACAATTAAAGGGCAGGAAGGATATCAGGAGTATGACATGGCATGAGTGCCACAAAGATGGAAAACATCTAGAATGAGGCCAAATTACCCCACAAACAAAATTCaagagtttgggtttttttttaaccacaaagcTTATGGTCAATGACTCAGGGGAGGGTGGGTTATCTCCCTATGCAGAGAAGCTGTCAGGAGTCTATTAAAATAACTCTAATCACATCTTCATGCATCTGTTTCTTCAATACTAGTCATTGCGTTTTCTATATCTTCTCAGAATCACTCACGAACAGCGTATTACTCTGAGATCAGATTCTAAGCTAATCTCAGAATAATAGGCTAATACAATTTTTACCCTATACGTTTTACACATAGCTGAAAAGTCACATCTTCTCTTCTTTGTCATCTTATGTGCCACTACATTATCCAGTGTAGCACATTAGAGATTCTTTGATAATTAAATGACATTAGgagattttaaaagtcataaataCCCTCCtatattaaaatgctaaaaaaaaaaatttcccatatTTGAATATAAACAAGTCTCCTTATAAAATTTCTAGGCATAAATTGAAGTTCAAAGATTGAATCTCCTCAATCTCTATGTTAAAGCCCAAAGACATTAGAATCCAAATGAATTACTGCCTGAAATGAAATTATCTTCCCCTTGTTAAGTCCAAAGTTTTCTATTAAATGTAAGCAAAAAAAATCATCACTCATTTCTTATTCTCCATCTTAGTGAATTAGTGAAAGTTTCTTCAGAGACTTGACATTGAATAAATATaacatctcaactcactgaagcaaaaagaagtttttttgcttttttttttgagacggagtctcgctctgtcgcccaggctggactacagtggccggatctcggctcactgcaagctccgcctcccgggtttacgccattctcctgcctcagcctcagagtagctgggactacaggcgcccgccacctcgcccggctagttttttgtatttttagtagagacggggtttcaccgtgtaggacaggatggtctcgatctcctgacctcctgatctgcccgccttggcctcccaaagtgctgggattacaggcgtgagccaccgctcctggccagaaCATTTTTTATCTctgagcaagaagaaaaaaaaggtaagggAAATGAAAAAGATAAGGAACAAAAAGAATCCGTCcagaaaatttaatttctcttttttttttaagtgagagaaagtttattaagaaagtaaaggaataaaagaatggctactccacaggcagGGGAGCCTCTAATTTCTAATTCtgattgtttttcttaattttgtttctaaTGACACTCTCGATTTTACCATACAATATTGGCCATTTAATAAAGAAGTTCAGGGACAGACAGTAAAATATAAAGTAGAGCAATATTTCTGATCTCCAGCACCATCAACATTTTGACAAGAACAACTTTTTGCTGTGGGAGCTTTCCTGTATATTGTGGGATGTTTAGCAGCCTTTCTTGCCTCTAAAACATTTCTCCCACCTgtgaccaaaacaaacaaacacacaaacaaaaaacctctacACACTACTAAAAGTCCTCGGAGAGCAACATTGTCCCGAGCTGAAACCGCTATAGTAAAGAAATCATCAGTTAAAGGTAAAAGTAAATAGGAGTTAGAAAATTCACTCAAATAGAGACCTTTGCCTGTAAACTTTCAAAAAGTAAGACAGCGtcacatataaaataatagatcAGAAATGTCTTCTGACAATTCAAAGATGAATTATGTCTCTTTATTTGAAAGATACAGATCTAAAGATAACACTTTTGGTTTTTTACTGCTGTGCTAGTTGTTAGAAATACCTGACCATATCTTAATCATTGAGATTTTAGGGCAATATTGCTCTGATACCTCATCCAGAGGTGCAAAATCTACATTTTAGGGACATAAAAGATTTCTGGGAAAAGGTTGTCTCTGCCTTTTGATAATAAGACTGAGTAAATTACATGCAATCTCTTGGAGAACTTGACTATATCTTCTGCAGGAGGCCATATTTACTGTATACAATTATATGACTCTGTGCATGGAACATATTATATTGATACTAATTTATGAGGGTATAGTTGATAAACCCCAAAGGAgttaattttattgttatataaagGTAAAGgcaggccggacacagtggcttacacctgtaatcccaacactttgggaggccaaggcgggcagatcacctgaggtcaggagttcaagaccagcctggccaacatggcaaaaccctgtctctactaaaaatacaaaaattagccaggcatggtagtgggtgcctgtaatcccagctactcgggaggctgaggcaggagaattgcttgaacccaggaggcagaggttgcagtgagccgagattgcaccactgcactccagcctgggcgacagagcgagactccatctcaaaaaaaaaaaaggcaaaggcaaTACTGTATATCATGAAAGCTTGAGATATGCTCAGACCTTTGCCAGTTGTACATTTACAAgttcattttgttctttctatctttctggaAAATTTGATATCATCGAGACAATAGTTTCCGAATAAATGGCAAGTcacaaaaatacttgaaaatagtCCAAGTAAAATGGATTTTACTATCACTAGAAAAAGATTGCAATTTccatattcaaaatacaaaataaaatacttttgctGCTGTTAGAACCATAGCTCATATAACCTTGAAAggtttttatattatatgtaaagtAGTATGACACCCAATGATAGACTGTGATGAGTTAAAGAGCAATACTACGAACACTAAAGCAACTCTTAAATAACACAACAAGCagtttaataacaaaaaaattgaataatcACAATGACCCAACtacttgaaaaaaagaagaaaaagaaaacagagaacaaaTGAAACAGGACATGTGTAAGATAGCTAAGTAGAAGGTCCCCAGCCTTCATCCATCCACACAACACTGATTTGGCAACCATCCATGGATAAAATGTCGCTGTGGGAACATCAAGACCCAGTCAGGAGGTCATGACAATCCACTAGAGCCCAAGACCAAGGAAAACTGCTCTGAGAAGGCAGGACCATGCCCCTGGAAGTAGGCTCACCAATCACAGACCTGGCCATGAACACAGAAACACCGCCATCTGCCTGTGGACCCTGCTGCGGCCCTACTTACGTGTGGTTCCAGATGCAGCCTCAAAAGTCATCCCCaacagtcattcaggagcaggttgtttaatttgcatataattgtatggtttttagtgattttcctaatatttatttctatttttattgggATGTGGTCAGAGCGTGTGGTTGGTATAATTTCGagttttttgaatttgctgaatATTGTTTTATGGCCAATCACatggttgattttagaatgtGTGCCACGTGCAGACgagcagaatgtatattctgttgttgggcggactgttctgtagatgtcttttaggtcTGTTTGGTCAAGTGTCGAGTTAGGGCCCAAATATCCTTGTTAGTTTTCTCTCTCAataatctgtctaatgctgtcagtgagGTGtcgaagtctcccactattattgtgtggttatctgtCTTTTTGTAGTTCCCTcataacttgttttatgaatttgagTACACTTgtcttgggtgcatatatatttaagacgGTTAAGTCTTCtcgttgaattgaaccctttaccattatgtaatgcccttctttgtctatttctatctttgttggcttaaagtctgttttgtctgaaatgaGAATGGcaaccctgcttttttgtttcccatttgcttGGGAGATCTTTCTTTGAGCCTTTACGTTGAGCCTATGAGTGATGggtctcacatgcaatgacaccgaagacagcatacagttgggGCTTGCTTCTTTATACACCTTGCCACTTTGTGCCTTTTAAGtagggcatttagtccatttatgttcaaggttaatattgctgtgcgtggatttgatcctgttattgtgttgttagctggttattatgcagaatTCATTGTgtgttgcttcatagtgtcaataTCTATGTAATTAATTGTGTTTTGTGGTGGCTGGTActctttcatttccatatttagcactcccttaaggacctctaGTAAGGCATGTCTGAtggtaacaaatttccttagcatttgctagtctgaaaaggattttatttctcttttgcttatga encodes:
- the LOC111551357 gene encoding beta-defensin 130, with the translated sequence MKLHSLISVLLLFVTLIPKGKTGVIPGQKQCIALKGVCRDKGCSTLDDTIGTCNEEKKCCRRWWILEPYPTPVPKGKSP